The Osmerus eperlanus chromosome 1, fOsmEpe2.1, whole genome shotgun sequence genome includes the window AtagaacaaataaaaacaactaTTAACAAACATCCACTACTAACCCTTcacccagtaaaaaaaaaaaaatttgatgTTTAACTAGCATCTGTAAATTATCTATAGCCCCATCTAAATAAAGCATTTCCAAAGTAAAGTGAAGTGAGTCACCACATCCCAGTGCAAACTAAAAGACGGTGGATATTTAAACCCATTGTTTCCGCAGGGCAGTTTTAGTAGTGTTCCTCTTGGGGCCAGTGTGTTGTCTGACAGTCTGGGccttgtggcctgtgttttcatCCCACTCATAGCAGTGGTTCACACGGGCACAGCTCAGAGCACACTCcagctctccctgcatctctgtgtAGTGGTCTATCAAGGCCGCCAGGGAGCTGAATTCTGTGggacatttcttgaaacagaaaAGCATCCCAAAATACCATTATTAGTATGTGATTGTAGtacaggggaacacacacacacacacacacaccgaaggaCATAAATAATATACACTCTTCACCGACaatttttctgtttctgttttctgtttggtATCCACTGTTTGTATGGTCCTTTTTGATAAAAGCATATGTGAAATGAATAAAATATCCAATGTAATGTCAACtgtcctcacctccagcaggtaTGTCCCTCTGGGGGTGTTCTCCAAGACGTGAGTGGCCAGGCCCAGGGGGGCTCGGAAGGTGAGGGAGCCACAGCCAGGCCTCCtggggtgggggcagaggaggtAGGAGCCTAGCACATCCTCCAGTAGCAGGGTGGAGCTGCTGTCACTGAAACACAGCACAATAACAAGAGTATCAAAGCACCCTGGAATCCAAACCCACAGTCACGGAGGCCAGCGGGTCGATTGGAAATGCAGCACGTCGTTTAAACCAATCAAATCCCTTGCAGTTCTTTCTATGATCTACGTATAAAACGCCATTTATCGTTTAACTTAACTTAGGTTATTTTTCTAAAGAAACTACGTCAATTCAAATGGAAGCATGTTCTGGAGAAGCATGTTCTGGAGCATGGTGAGGAGAGCGGTGGCCAGGTCCACTCACGTGGAGATGCCAGCCCAGCACCACACTGCCTGTGCCAGGGCTTCTTCTGTCTCAGCTAAGCTGGGGGCACGGCTCCTCCGGACTGGCATTTTGTCCTGCACTTtttctgttacacacacacacacacagacacacacagatataagaTCCCTCAGGATTTGAAAACCATTGCATTCCCCGGGATCCCCCAGGGAAGTTATTCTAACAAGCTTGTATATTTTGGATGACATCCAAGACGAGCATTTTCAGAGACACAGTCAAAGGAATGCACACAGCGAATCAAAGACACCGAGCAGAGAGAACCGACGGCAACAGAAAGTCAAAGCATGAGGCGCCACCAGCGTGGGCCTTCCTACCCCTCGAGTGCAAGGTGAACCAAACCAGCCCCTCGCGGACGACCCTCACCTTCTCCCAGGGTGACACGACTGACACCACAGACGGTGACAGAGAGCCCACGGTGTCTCGGTGAGGGAGGGCACGGCACACATCGTCCTACCTAATGAGCCGTTTGACCCTGGAGAGCGCACTCCGCACACTCTGCCCACCTTGCGGCGAGTTGAGGCGCTCCTGGGCGAGCCGCTGTTTGAGGGGCGTGAAGGTGAAGGAGCGGTAGGCCCCCGAGCGGAGGCATTTGTTGCGGATGGCCTTGCAGCGCACCAAGGACGGAGAGGAGGTGAACACGTCCTCGTGTTTGCTCGGAGGTTCCTCCGAGGGCT containing:
- the sh2d5 gene encoding SH2 domain-containing protein 5, translated to MTEGGHNSCSETSHSSERMGETAVKDDGTVTRSAEYVGSFPIDDCCLDDQIQQLHRQLKSLKTCKRRRAVSLKFSIRGVKMYDEDETTLLMAHALCRVSLSTARPSDAQFAFISHNPGSPDGQLYCHLFNARHARAAQFLNLLLCRCFQLSYLEKHPEESQEVPAGPLPRRNPSLLNHGLPLSVSALVSFRRAPTSGLLPWEKVFSKPSEEPPSKHEDVFTSSPSLVRCKAIRNKCLRSGAYRSFTFTPLKQRLAQERLNSPQEKVQDKMPVRRSRAPSLAETEEALAQAVWCWAGISTDSSSTLLLEDVLGSYLLCPHPRRPGCGSLTFRAPLGLATHVLENTPRGTYLLEKCPTEFSSLAALIDHYTEMQGELECALSCARVNHCYEWDENTGHKAQTVRQHTGPKRNTTKTALRKQWV